The Thermotoga neapolitana DSM 4359 sequence CACCTATCGTGACAACTGTGTCTCCCCGTTTCAGCTGACTCAGCATCTGCTGAAACTGCTTTTCTCTTCTTCTCTGTGGAAGGATGATCAGAAAGTAGAAGATCGCTATGAAGAAGATCAGCATGAAGAGGAGACTTCCCCAGCCACTGCTTGCCGGGGCTGTGGCACTGCCGTTTGAAGCACCTGGAGCTGCTGCGTAGATGATCTCAGGCATTCTCCTTTCCTCCCTTCTCAAGTATCAATTGAAGTCTTCTATAGACGAGTGGAACAAGAACAAATTGAAGCACAATACCGGGAATCCCCGTGGTGAAGCTCAGAAGAATCGAGGTGAGCGGCTGAAGTTTTATTCCAATGAGTGCTCCTAAAGCGTAATAAGATACCGAGTAAACCAGTCTGCCAAGAAGAACCGCAACGGCGAGTCTGAGGAAATATTTTTCTTCTCCATCACCCCCAGAATGAAACCGTACACGAAGACTTCAGGAATCATGAACAGAAACATCGGAAAGGGTGGCATACCCATGGTCAGAAAAGACAGAACCGGAAGAAGCCCTCCAACAATCCCTCCCACAAAAGCACCGGAAACCGCTCCGGCGAGCATGGCGACCAGATGAAGCGGCAGAAACATCCTGCCAAGGTTCACCAGATGCAGAAGGTAGGCGAGGGCAACTCCAACGGCCAGCCACATGGCTGTGTAGGTCAACTTTTTCATTCACCATCACCCCTTCTGGATAACTTCGAATTGATTATATCATCCATCAATCGTTTTGCAGTCTCGACGTCCTGAGTGATCGTATTTTTCAACTCCTCAATTGAGTTGAACTTCTTTTCTGGTCTTATGAACTTCAGAACCTCCACCTTCAGGTGGGCACCGTACAGATCTCCCTCGAAATCCAGTATGTAGACCTCGTACTTCACGTGCGTGGAATCGCTCACGGTGGGTCTGAACCCCACGTTCATGACACCGAATTTCTCTTCCTGATTCGGCAAA is a genomic window containing:
- the yajC gene encoding preprotein translocase subunit YajC, translating into MPEIIYAAAPGASNGSATAPASSGWGSLLFMLIFFIAIFYFLIILPQRRREKQFQQMLSQLKRGDTVVTIGGIVGKVIDIKKDTVKIKTANATELEITKRAISTVIKEKNQEG
- a CDS encoding ECF transporter S component; the protein is MKKLTYTAMWLAVGVALAYLLHLVNLGRMFLPLHLVAMLAGAVSGAFVGGIVGGLLPVLSFLTMGMPPFPMFLFMIPEVFVYGFILGVMEKKNISSDSPLRFFLADWFTRYLITL